Proteins from one Rosa chinensis cultivar Old Blush chromosome 7, RchiOBHm-V2, whole genome shotgun sequence genomic window:
- the LOC112177546 gene encoding uncharacterized protein LOC112177546, with the protein MVGMLTDEETEDRQPWTLFFDGSATSNGGGAGVVLIDPAGNTKALSFKLGFPCTNNTAEYEAFIIGMSTAVEMGMRNINIIGDSNLVISQMRGNFAVKEAALAPYRTLAQKLIRMFDQTTLEHIPGSTSRYADALATLGSKLLFTKEQPNVMVTRKSKPSIEALALPELPEEDDWRKPIISSLICRSKRHDLKNVKEYMLLHKELYKRLSSGVLARCICEKEAKQKLSEVHEATCGLEQVAACSKCSVLPLEGEVLITTTADDWRTPYFEFLLDKVLPTDANLRYKLMRTSKRYFMDGGVLYRRGFNGKPLRCLGAAESQQVLEEMHAGECGEHQGKRKLYRQLLSLGYHWPTMQKDAHLKVKKCHSCQAHANQTHKPSATLQDMRTPWPFHTWGLDFVGKINPASNGHGIPYKIVTDNGTPFVNQEVSKMLRGYGIKHRKSTPYYPQGNGQAEATNKTLLRILSKMVFEYEQGWSTHLPDALWAYRTSPRTATGFSPYSLVYGSEAISPVELAVPTARILTVNDTEWDAESCSHWRLIDLEAADE; encoded by the exons ATGGTAGGAATGCTCACCGATGAAGAAACAGAGGACCGTCAGCCTTGGACCCTGTTCTTTGATGGGTCGGCCACGAGTAATGGAGGTGGAGCTGGAGTCGTGTTAATAGACCCTGCAGGCAACACCAAAGCTTTGTCATTCAAGTTGGGTTTTCCATGCACCAATAATACAGCTGAATATGAAGCTTTTATTATCGGCATGTCTACTGCAGTGGAAATGGGTATGAGGAATATCAATATCATTGGAGATTCAAACCTGGTTATTAGCCAAATGAGAGGCAACTTTGCAGTAAAGGAAGCAGCCCTAGCACCATACAGGACCTTGGCCCAGAAACTGATCAGAATGTTTGATCAAACAACTCTGGAACACATACCCGGATCCACTAGTAGGTACGCAGATGCCTTGGCTACCCTCGGGTCTAAACTGTTGTTCACAAAGGAGCAGCCAAATGTCATGGTTACTCGGAAAAGCAAGCCATCCATAGAAGCATTAGCTCTTCCAGAACTACCCGAAGAGGATGATTGGCGAAAACCAATTATAAGCAGCCTAATATGCCGAAGCAAGAGACACGATCTGAAGAATGTGAAGGAATATATGCTCCTTCATAAGGAGCTGTACAAGCGACTCTCGAGCGGTGTTCTAGCCAGGTGCATTTGTGAAAAAGAAGCCAAGCAGAAATTGAGTGAAGTACACGAGGCTACCTGCGGATTGGAGCAAGTG GCTGCATGCTCCAAATGTTCTGTGTTACCCTTAGAAGGGGAAGTCCTTATAACGACAACGGCAGACGATTGGAGAACCCCATATTTTGAGTTCCTGCTTGACAAAGTCCTTCCGACGGATGCAAACCTTAGATACAAGTTAATGAGGACATCGAAGAGGTACTTTATGGATGGGGGAGTCTTGTATAGAAGAGGATTCAATGGAAAACCACTGCGATGTCTTGGAGCTGCAGAATCACAGCAAGTGTTAGAAGAGATGCATGCAGGAGAATGCGGTGAACATCAAGGGAAAAGAAAGCTTTACCGTCAGCTGTTGAGTCTTGGCTATCATTGGCCAACAATGCAAAAAGACGCCCACCTAAAGGTGAAGAAATGCCACTCATGCCAAGCACATGCCAATCAAACTCACAAGCCATCAGCCACTCTTCAAGACATGCGAACACCTTGGCCCTTCCACACTTGGGGGCTCGACTTTGTAGGAAAAATCAATCCAGCATCCAATGG GCATGGGATCCCCTACAAGATTGTCACAGACAATGGAACCCCTTTTGTAAACCAAGAAGTCAGCAAAATGCTCAGAGGATATGGGATCAAGCATCGCAAGTCCACTCCTTATTACCCTCAGGGAAACGGACAGGCAGAAGCTACAAACAAGACATTACTAAGAATTCTGAGCAAAATGGTGTTCGAATATGAGCAAGGATGGAGTACCCATCTTCCGGATGCCTTATGGGCCTACCGCACCTCACCCAGAACTGCTACTGGTTTCTCCCCTTACTCGCTGGTGTATGGATCAGAAGCCATTTCTCCAGTAGAACTAGCAGTCCCGACAGCCAGAATACTGACAGTGAATGACACGGAATGGGATGCTGAATCTTGCTCCCATTGGCGGCTCATAGACTTGGAAGCAGCAGATGAGTAA